Proteins co-encoded in one Stomoxys calcitrans chromosome 5, idStoCalc2.1, whole genome shotgun sequence genomic window:
- the LOC106085346 gene encoding zinc carboxypeptidase A 1: MAFKNQLILGFCLLAVALSSGERARYDNYRVYKTIASTPAELEVLKNLEGASDSIMFLDGIHLINQDISVVVAPHKVPDFLEIMGTNEIEYELLESNLQSQLEGDEEQVAKSDSNARAVSYGWSQYYQLDDTYKWMQQLAVEYPSIVTLVEAGKTYQGRSILGVKISKSQSAKPGIFIEAGIHAREWIAPATATYLINQLLTSNVASVKQIAENYDWYIFPHANPDGYVYTHTTDRMWRKTRAPYGSCFGADPNRNWGFQWNTVGSSNNACSDTYAGPSAFSEIETRSFSQYIESLKGKIFLYISFHAYSQYLLYPYGHTSSLPSNYKDLKQVFDASIAAMGKRYGTKYTGGNIYDAIYPASGASVDWAYEKVGTKMSFCYELRPSSNSVVTGFKLPAAQIIPTGEETVDSITAMVNEVQKLGYFKN, encoded by the coding sequence ATGGCATTTAAAAATCAACTCATTTTGGGCTTCTGCCTTTTGGCAGTTGCCTTGTCTTCCGGAGAGAGAGCACGTTATGACAATTATCGCGTCTACAAGACCATCGCCTCCACTCCAGCTGAATTGGAAGTCTTGAAAAATTTGGAAGGTGCCAGTGATTCCATTATGTTCTTGGATGGCATTCACCTGATCAACCAGGACATCAGCGTTGTTGTGGCTCCCCACAAAGTTCCCGACTTTTTGGAAATTATGGGCACCAATGAAATTGAATACGAATTGTTGGAGAGCAATTTACAAAGTCAATTGGAAGGTGATGAGGAACAAGTAGCTAAGTCGGATTCCAATGCCCGCGCTGTATCCTATGGCTGGTCCCAATACTACCAATTGGATGATACCTACAAGTGGATGCAACAATTGGCTGTTGAATATCCCAGTATTGTCACTTTAGTGGAAGCCGGCAAAACCTACCAGGGCCGTTCCATTTTGGGTGTTAAAATTTCCAAGAGCCAGAGCGCCAAGCCTGGTATTTTCATCGAAGCCGGTATCCATGCTCGTGAATGGATTGCTCCTGCCACCGCCACATATTTGATCAACCAATTGCTCACCTCGAATGTGGCCAGCGTAAAACAAATCGCTGAGAACTACGATTGGTACATCTTCCCTCACGCAAATCCCGATGGCTATGTCTACACTCATACCACCGATCGCATGTGGCGCAAGACTCGTGCTCCCTATGGCAGCTGCTTTGGTGCCGATCCAAACCGCAACTGGGGCTTCCAATGGAACACCGTGGGCTCCAGCAACAATGCCTGCTCCGATACCTATGCCGGTCCCTCTGCCTTCTCAGAAATTGAGACTCGCTCCTTCTCGCAATACATCGAAAGTTTAAAGGGCAAGATTTTCTTGTACATCTCCTTCCATGCCTACTCACAATATCTGCTGTATCCCTATGGACACACTTCGTCATTGCCTTCAAACTATAAGGACTTGAAACAAGTATTCGATGCTAGCATTGCTGCCATGGGAAAACGCTATGGCACCAAATACACCGGAGGCAATATCTACGATGCCATCTATCCTGCTTCGGGTGCCAGTGTTGATTGGGCCTATGAGAAGGTTGGCACAAAGATGTCCTTCTGTTATGAGTTGCGTCCATCTTCCAACTCGGTTGTAACCGGTTTCAAGTTGCCCGCCGCTCAAATTATTCCCACTGGTGAGGAAACCGTGGACTCCATTACCGCTATGGTTAACGAAGTTCAGAAGTTGGGTTACTTCAAAAATTAG